The DNA segment CCGGCAAAGCTTGTGAGATCTTGGTTACCGCCTGGAAGCGGAGGCTAGGAGGGAATGGACCATGGATTGTGCAGTTGTGAGATTGTTAGAGGAGAGGAGTAATGCGGATTTGATTATTTGAAGTGGTGTTGGATTTGGGGGAGAAGATTAGATTGAGATAAAATTGATACACAGGCACTGGATTTGTTGTGGCTTTACAAACTATTTCGATTTGTGATTGTgaaaagggttaattataaatttggGCCTATATGTCGAAATCGATAGATTTACAGGCATCGTTTGCTTTTGCTACGACAACAATGACGTCTGTTCAGTATATGTCGAAATCAATGTGACAGACGCGAGCAACAGTTGTCAATGGGACAAATGCAACAGATTTTCTTCCTTATTTTGTGTCGTGTTAGTTGTTAATGCGACAAACGCGACAACATTGAAAACATGTCACTATCGTCGCATTAGGTTACAATGCAACAGATGCGACAAGGATATGAAGTTATTGTTACGAAGAAGGTGAATGTATTTTGATCCAAATCAAGTGAAAGTACGAGATTGGTATGAAGTGAGTCAATTAGTcctaatatgtaaatgagctttCAAACGGGCCTCTAAAATACTGGAATCTCTACCCCCTTAGTAAAACATAatgataaaactaaattaacaATGCACAGACAATCAATCTAACTAATTACAAGTTTATTACATAAAATCAAGCAAAGAGACTGGCTGGTAACATCAACTAGGATTTTCTTAGCTCAGGAaacaatataatatatataaaaaaaacataaatagctCATTTGAATGTTAATGGATGAGTGAAGATGCAGAAAAGGTTGTAGGAGGATATGAAGCTGCTGAACATTTAGTGCATTCTTCCCTTTCCTGTCTAATTTCTTTGAGCATAGCTGCTACATCTTTCATTGTTGGTCTGTCATCAGGACATGGATGAACACACAGCAAAGCTACTCCTAATGTCTGTAACATCTCTTCTATCTCTGATTCTGGCCTTGCTCTTAAGCTTGAATCTATTACTTCTATCTCTCCTTTCTTCTGTCTTACCCAATCTACTATGTGAACTCCTTCTGGTATTGTTGGATCTATTGGCTGCTTTCCTGTTAGTACTTCTAACACTACTACTCCGTAGCTATATACGTCACTCTTTTCTGTTATCTTCATCATAAATCCGTACTCTGCATAAAATTCGTGTCAGGAATTGGATCAGTTGTTGATTATAACAATTCGGAACACAAAATTAGATATGCAATCACAAGAACAAGAGATTTGTGTGGTTCGGCTATCTTGCCTATATCCATGAGGGAATAGCATGTAATTCATTAGTACTCGGCTAGTTTGTACAACAGTAAGGAAATCTCATTATTTATCCAAGTTCCTAACTGTTGGAGAATGATGGCTATGAGACTAAAGCGAAAGTATGTGAAAGCGTTAAAGTGAAAGAACGTGAAAGTGTGTGAAAGACACCATCAAGTGATGTATTTAAGAAGCATAGATATGATTCTGTTTAGTAGTTATTGACATGTGTAAGATGGAGGAAACAGGTGGAAAGAAGTTTGTTCGGTTGTTATGAAGTTAGTTAGAATACAATGCCATATCATCTTGTATATATATTCATTGTATCCTCTCTTGAGATCAATAAGAAGAATCAGTTTTACTTCGTTTTAAGCGCAACATTTTTATCACTAACCGATGTTGCATGTACATGGAAATGGAAACAGACACTCAAATAGGAATAGACACTagaaaatgttatttctaaaacatagccTTTTAAACGCAGAAGCGCTACTAAACTCTCAAATCCCATGAGACTCGGTTACACCCAAAACTCATGCATATACATATCACAACAGCATAAACTCCGAAACTCTCAGCGCAATATAGACCTAAAAGTATAATCCTTTTCCTAATAGGATTCACTTAAGAGGAAGTTTTCAATTCTATTCCAATTAGAAAAACCAAACCACAAACGATTCTAGACATATCTTAACAATTCAGAATATTGTTAGCACAATTTGTCATCTTAACAATTCAATATGGACTTCATCTTCATAACTAAATAGATAgctaaaatgaatttttttgccAAGTAGAGCTGCCCCAACACAAGTAAATGTAGATGATGAGTATTGAACTAACCTGGAGCAATGTAGCCATAAGAACCAGCAACAGTAGCAGAAGAGCGAGCGAAATCGCCATCATCGACAAGCTTGGCAAGCCCGAAATCAGCAATATAAGGTTCAAATTCAGGGCCAATGAGAATATTATTGGCCTTGATATCCCTGTGAACAATTGGAGGAACACAATCATGGTGCAAATAAGCAAGACCTTGTGCTGCTTCTAGTATTATTCTATATCTTACTTCCCATTCCAAGCACCCACCACTTCTTTCATGAAGCAGGCTGCCTAAGCTTCCATTAGGCATATAATCATACATAAGTAGTCTCGTGTTTCGATTCCAGCAGCAGCCTAAGAATCTCACAATGTTCTTATGGCGGATTGAGCCAAGAGTTTTTACTTCTGCTGAAAAGGAATCCCGAACACCTCCGTTTCCTAACCTGTCATTCTGATTAACATTTCTTGGAGCTACTGTTGCTGGCCACAGTTTTTTCACTGCAATGATATCCCCGTTTTCGAGTTCTGCTCGGTACACAACTCCTGAACATCCTTTTCCAATTACATTTGCTTCTACTAGACATTTCACAACTTGTTCAACTGTAAAATTTAGCTTCTGAAATGGAGTGAAATGCCAGGGCCAGGAATCACCTCCTCCGGCCTCTGATTCACAATCATCTCGTATCAATTTTCGAGCTCGAAAAACAGCAACCACACCGAAAATTGCCATTGCTATAGTCAAACTGATGAGCAATCCTAAGGCGAGTTTTAGCTTCTGTGATCTCTTGAAATGGCTGTTATTAGACATGTTCATCATTGTGACATTGTTTAGGAAACATGACTCGCGACCCCTCGAACATAGTCCCTTGTTTCCTTCCAATTCGGATTCTGATAACTGCCGGAAAAGCTTGCTGTCAGGAAGATAGCCTGTGAAATTGTTGTAAGAAATGTTGAGAGACACGAGATTTTCAAGCCCCCCAAGTGAAGCCAAGTCTCCTCCAAGTTTGTTACGTGAAATGTCAAGTATGGATAACTTGTTCAGAGCAGAAATTTGTGGTGGAAGCATCCCACTAAGTGAATTCCAGCTCAAATTCAAAGCAATATCAAGACCTTCAATGTCAAACAGTTCAACTGGGATCGCGCCTGAGAACGCATTTCGACTAAGATCAAGCAGTTGAAGGCTCGAACAATCGCCTAGGGAGGAAGGAATTCCCCCGGAGAAAGAGTTCTTGCTGATGATAAGCCTGTTGAGTGAGACAAGCTTACCAAAACCACTTGGAATCTCACCTACAAATCGATTCAGAGAAACATCCAATACCTCGAGCTTTACGAGAGATGATAACGAGCTAGGCAAAGTACCTTGAAAGGTATTGTTGCTGAGGTTCAACATCTGAAGTGCATTGCAATTTCCAATTTCTGCTGGCACCGCCCCGCCAAGATGATTATCAGACAGGTCAAGAAAGCTGAGGCTTTTGAGGAATCCGATTTCTTTAGGAATGTTTCCACTGATTCTGTTGTTTACAAGCCTAAGCCGGATAAGAGAAGTGCAGTTACCAATCTCGACAGGAATAGAACCCGAAATGTCATTAGAAATCAACAGAAGTTTTGTTAGATTCTGAAGCTGAAAGAGTCCTGAAGGCAAGCTTCCAGTGAGTGCATTGTGTGACAAATCTAAAGCTTCAAGGCCAACACAACCACCTAACTCTTCAGGAATCCTTCCTTCAAGTTTGTTCTGCCAACCGAAGAATACGGTTAACCTTTTCAACATTCCAAGCTCTTTCGGTATTGAACCTGACAACTGATTTGTATCGAGCTGCAACTGTAAGAGGTTTCGAGCATTCGAAAGGACAGGCGGAATCGAACCAGAGATATTATTATTACTCAACATAAGCTCTTCAAGATTTGATAGTTTCCCAAAAGAGTCAGGAATTGACCCTGAGAAAAAGTTCAGAGATAAATCAATAATCTTTAAGCTTTTACAGTTACCAATCTCATCAGGAATTGTCCCATCAAAGTTGTTCTGCCATAACAACATCTTCTCCAGCTTCTCAAGTTTGCCTAACTCCGGCGGCAGCGAACCTGACAGATCATTCTCATATAGAAACAAGTTGACAAGCTCTGAGCAGTTGCCTAAATCCGGCGGAACCTCACCGGAAAGCAATGTAGTGTAGATTGACAGAGTCTGAAGATTGATCAATTTCCCTAAAGAAGCAGGAATCAAACCTGAAATTTTGGTATCAGCTAAACCAAGAACTTGCAAGTTCCTGCAATCTCCAAGCTCATCAGGGATCTTTCCTTCAATGTTCTTGTTCCCTCCGGCACGAATTACCTCCAAATAGGACAGCCTTCCGAGTTCAACAGGGAGTTTTCCGCTTAAATAGTTGTCATATATGATCAAATTTCTAAGATTAGAGATGTTTCCAATCTGAACCGGGATGTCTCCGGTAATCAAATTGGAGTTCAGAATCAAATCCTGAAGATTTTGGAGTTTCCCTATAGATGTAGGAATAGTCCCCACTAAACTATTAGAGCTAACAT comes from the Euphorbia lathyris chromosome 5, ddEupLath1.1, whole genome shotgun sequence genome and includes:
- the LOC136229729 gene encoding LRR receptor-like serine/threonine-protein kinase RGI2, encoding MPMSRHNSTHYNTTMSFIFIFFLSLSPFSSSANIEVEVLLSWLHSSPSPPSSLFSNWNHLDSHPCNWSYITCSSDHFVTEINIESIDIALPFPSNFSSFLHLQKLTLSAVNLTGTISSDIGDCSELTLLDVSSNSLVGTIPTSIGKLQNLQDLILNSNLITGDIPVQIGNISNLRNLIIYDNYLSGKLPVELGRLSYLEVIRAGGNKNIEGKIPDELGDCRNLQVLGLADTKISGLIPASLGKLINLQTLSIYTTLLSGEVPPDLGNCSELVNLFLYENDLSGSLPPELGKLEKLEKMLLWQNNFDGTIPDEIGNCKSLKIIDLSLNFFSGSIPDSFGKLSNLEELMLSNNNISGSIPPVLSNARNLLQLQLDTNQLSGSIPKELGMLKRLTVFFGWQNKLEGRIPEELGGCVGLEALDLSHNALTGSLPSGLFQLQNLTKLLLISNDISGSIPVEIGNCTSLIRLRLVNNRISGNIPKEIGFLKSLSFLDLSDNHLGGAVPAEIGNCNALQMLNLSNNTFQGTLPSSLSSLVKLEVLDVSLNRFVGEIPSGFGKLVSLNRLIISKNSFSGGIPSSLGDCSSLQLLDLSRNAFSGAIPVELFDIEGLDIALNLSWNSLSGMLPPQISALNKLSILDISRNKLGGDLASLGGLENLVSLNISYNNFTGYLPDSKLFRQLSESELEGNKGLCSRGRESCFLNNVTMMNMSNNSHFKRSQKLKLALGLLISLTIAMAIFGVVAVFRARKLIRDDCESEAGGGDSWPWHFTPFQKLNFTVEQVVKCLVEANVIGKGCSGVVYRAELENGDIIAVKKLWPATVAPRNVNQNDRLGNGGVRDSFSAEVKTLGSIRHKNIVRFLGCCWNRNTRLLMYDYMPNGSLGSLLHERSGGCLEWEVRYRIILEAAQGLAYLHHDCVPPIVHRDIKANNILIGPEFEPYIADFGLAKLVDDGDFARSSATVAGSYGYIAPEYGFMMKITEKSDVYSYGVVVLEVLTGKQPIDPTIPEGVHIVDWVRQKKGEIEVIDSSLRARPESEIEEMLQTLGVALLCVHPCPDDRPTMKDVAAMLKEIRQEREECTKCSAASYPPTTFSASSLIH